The stretch of DNA GTAaccaatttgtttttctctttttcatctaTTACATGGATGGTAGAGTCCGCACCATTTTGATCTCAGATAAATCTGAGCTAGGTTTCGGTTCATCCTATTCTGACAATAGAAAGGCACATAACAATTTTACTTAAAGCATTCACATATAAAATTAATGGAACCTGTAAACAAGGGAACTGCATATATGAAAAGGTCCTTTAAAGAAAACTCCTCTCATCTTTGACATTACCTTTAAACTAAGTGTAATCCAGTGAGCAGCAGAAcagcagcatttttaaaaaaaacaacaggggaACATTTCTTAGAGCAGGGAATCTTTGTCTTTCTAGAGACTACACTGACAGAGGTACATCCATCAGCCAACAGAGCCTCCCCAAATGCGCATCTGTGTTTTACCTAAAAACAAATCCCTAGAGTACAGAGCACTTTATAGAGTAGTGAACACTCTGCTTACAGTCAAATTTGGAAATTCAATTAAACAACATACAAAAAGATAGTCAAGGACAGAATGATTTAAAATTATCCTGATAAAAACTAAAACCATACGAAGTGTGGGAAAACTATCTGAAGACCAGtaactatgtaaaaataaatatttaagtaattcAAGGACATATTCTCACAGTAAAACAGTTACAAAAATAGAATACAATATTAaacaaatacatgaatatatcaaaattggtttataaaatattttaccactGAGAAAActatttctcttccctcccaattcttctaataattttattcttgaaGGGACATATTTTGACAAAACATTGTAAGCTTTGACCAGGTGACAAATTTTCTTTGGGTTGTCATCATCGACACAAAATTCCTCTCAGAAGTTTCTGAATCTGAAATCTATTTACTCTGAGTGCCATGAGCTGGTTCAGATTTAGGGTCACAGTAACTCCTTATGGACACCCAGAGGCTAACCCTTGTCTCAAACACAGCCTTTTCAGAGAAGGGTGAAGCGTTGCCAAGTTTGGAATGATTGCCTGATAGGTGGGTGTGTGAATTAGACCAGAGAGCAGGGCACATCACTTGTCATGAGTCCAGGTTCTGTCTAAACCGAGGCTTTTTATCCTTTTGGAAGCTGGGAACAAGAGAACCGTGGAGGCCCATATTCTAAACGGTGCTGCAGAAGAGGACCACTGCTGTTGATCTGCAGGAAGGAAGCTCCAATATTCTTCTGCCAACTCTCAAGGAACTGTCCAGGTACAAGAAAAGGTTTTCTAGCAGTATTTCAGCTCTTTATCTTTTACTGGTACCTCTGCATGGCTACAACCCAACAGGAGTGATGTTCACAGAATGACCTTGCAGCTCTCAAGTGGTTTTAAAAGTGCTTTCTGATTCACTTCATAAGATGATCAGTTGCACAGTTTGGGAATTCACTGTAGTTTACGGTGCAGTGGTGCTTAGAAATTGAGGTCTACATGTGAGTATGCAAGTGTGAGCCTGTGTTTGCCCTTTGTTAGCCATAGTATTTGTGTAGAATATAACTTCTTATGATCACAGAACTTTGATTTAAATGGTGCCAATCCACCCAATATGATTGAAGAAGTAAATACCGTGGCATTCGTGTTTGCTTTTCAtgctctttgcctttttttctttttaaaattaatttagataTCATCAAAATGTATAATTGTACCTCTTTGTCAGCAAGCCACTCAAAAAGATGCCCTTGAAAATATTTCCAAGCAGTTTTTCCCTCTTCTGCTGCTCTCTGGAAGCAAGGATAGGTCCACCTAACACAAGAAAATATCTTCCAGAGCTACAGCTGTGTCATAACAGTTATAACTCAGCTAATTTCCAAGTTCTATGTCCCCATCTTCTCCATAGCACTTCAAACCTTCTGAAACTGCTTAGGCTTCTTCAATGGTGTGCTTTATTCCTGGGAAAACAGCAATCATATGGACACCTGGGTACACTGGACAAAACCTGGCAGCGAGGATGTCCCAATCAACCAGACGTACTTCAAGGAGTCCCCACTATCGGGAAGGCTTGCTTCCTGAGGAGTAAGGAAAAAGCTGTCAATCAACACCATTCTAGGCAAAAGTTATAAAGCCAAGCATTGAACTACAAAGTCTGGTGCCTgcagtttttggttttgtgatattttctgcattttaaacatctcctttgcacattttaaattttgaaaagaaatcagTGGCAAAAGCAGCTATCATCTGGTTTCTCTGCATCCATCTCCCTGCAGGCCTTTTTCTggggaagtaaagaaaaatttctttGACTGTTGATTGGTAAGGCCAGTGCCCACTAGCACAGAGCTGGacaacaaaacagaacacaaagcAAGCAgtacaaataaattattagagGCAAACAGATTCTTTGCTTTCAAACTCAAATCTCTCTAAAAGGCCCAGGGGCTGGCCTGAAGACAGAGTAGGTAGCCTTATTACAGCACAAGCCACTAGCTTACCTAAAATGCACTTAGTTGGTGACTACAGAGCTTCCCAGCtagtcaaaaaagaaagaagcagaaattcAGGGGTGTCCCGGTTTGTTTGCGCTATCTCCCCACGGCATCTTTGCAGATGATGAGACAGTTCTACCCCCTAGCTTTCAGTTGCCCCACATCTATCAAAGAGAAACGTGAAGAGAGCTGGCAATGTTTGAGATTTTTGCCTTAAAACCGAACAATGTGTAGCCCTAATTAATTCAAAGGGCAAGTTACCATTCtaacaattttaaaatcagtaacaTTTATTTGGGCAAAAGATAGAAAACCAGAAACCTAAATTTTGGCAGGCCTATCATTTTAATGAATTGAATGACAGGAAGATGACTGAACACCAGTAGACAGAAGAGCAGTTTTCAGGAATTATACACTGGGAAACAGAATACCGAAATTATCCACATGTAACTATCTATCACTAATGGATCCCAGCGGGACTGCGTGCAGATTCTACAAGTCATTCTCCAGCTCTGATATTCTCAGTTTtggaaagcaaatatttttactCCATGGGGTAATAAATTTGTGAACCTTTTATTTAATTCTGGatgggatatttttattttaccttataatGTCTCTATCTAGCAAGGGGACAAAAGCCTCCAcataaagtgttttcttttttcacttagaaaGCATATATTTGTTCATCtcaaattttctgaattttcatgAAATCTTAAAATGAATCCGTACGGACTCCAACACAAATGTCCTGATAAACTAGAGAAAAATTACACCTTGTAGTCTTGCTTCCACAGCTTCCAGAAGTTATGGAATTAATCTCGGCCAAGTAATCCTGTGGGAAAAGGTCAGCTGCATTTTGTTCAAGCTGCCAGAAGACCCTCACCAATGAAGGTGAAGGGTCTAAGCGCTCTCCTGGCTCTTCTTCAGAGGAGGCCTTCGTGTCTGCGAACGGCGAGTTGAGGGGCCGTGATCATGGGCAGACATCGTCCCAGTCCCAGTGGAGCTGGAGAAAGGACATGCATTTCTTCCTCACAGTTCTCCGAGCAGCCAGCCCTCAGGTGTCCTGGGTGGAAGTTCAAATAACCTGAGCTGCTTCGGGTCTAGGAGAGTGAATTCGTAGAGAAGATCTTCACAGTGCTGGTGATTGCCAATGACATACAGAAAAATGGGCAGGTTCCGTGTCAATTCCATCTCCCTTCTCTGAGCAGTAATATGGCGCAGCTCAGGATACAGGTGACACCCGTCCCCCACTTGAACAAACAGGGTTAtgtagagggagggagagggtgagTGAGTGAACCTCTGTTCTGCAGAGGCTCACCCTGGCAGTTTCCTAAACCTGTGTCACTTTCCCTCTTGCCTCAACTACTTCTCTGTCATAAAAGTGAAAGTCCTTACAGGCTAACCAACCTTCTTAAATCTTTCACAGACTCAGACCCAAACGGAAAGGTTATTTGGACAGTTACTTCATGGACTGAATCCTAAACCCCCTCAGGCTTTCACACTGGGGCACTGTGGGTGAGCGCGGGGCGGGGTCTTGATGCATTAGAGgagagtgcttttattttttcggTGTCAGGCTTTATTTTGGTGTGTTTGTGCACCACTGTGTTACGTCAGCACTATTTGCACCACCAATTTCACCTACACGCTTTGCATAAAGCACAGTGCACTCTGGCCACTTGGAAGGAGCTTATTTGTAAGTTTACTTTTTACATACTACGATAGAcgacagtttttttgttttccttttctgggtTTCAATCGTGCAACACAGACATACAGATTACCGACTATGTGGAATCATAAAGCGTAGAGGCTGGAAAGCATCTGCTACCTGCCTTCGGTTTACGGACAATGGGAGCCTAAGCTAGAAGTGCGGTGCTACCAGAagcactccccactccccactgaGGGCTCCATCCTACACAACATCCCTCTGGGacatgctggcctctgcagctTCCTTCCTCCACATCAGGGCGTTCATGGCCAACCCTAACCCTGGCCAGCATTCACTCGTCTCAGTTCCCAACACAACCGGTGAAAAGTACAAGTTAATGTTTTTAGTTTAAATTCTGACAGCCTATATACATTCCTTGGGGATTCAGGCTAGTGGAAATGCAATAATCCTCAATGAACTACAAGGGAGCACTTAAGTCATGACCCTTCTGAGTTCAAGAGAAACAATGAACTCCTCTGTTTTTGCAAATTGTCACAACCGTACCAAGACCATGGCCACTAGGGGAAGTCAGGCTTTTTCCAGGCCTCAGACACAGGTGAGCTGTGTGCATCATGTCTGTGGCAGACTCCCCACCACGCTGAAGACTGATACCGTGTGTTCAATTAGTCATTTCAACGGCAGAAAAAATACTTCCACCACGTGAATTTCACAAACACCTGTAGCAGGTTGTCAGTGCAGGGTCAGAGAAAACAAGATGTTGCAATGTTTAAAATCTTGGCTCCCAAAGAGAACCCTGAAAAGGtaccttcccttctctcttcacCAGCCCCGGAAGTGCCCTCTCCACAGAGCTGACAGTGAGGATAAGCATTCCTTAATTCCTCAGGGAAAAAGAACTTCTTGCGATCAACCCTGAGCTACTGACGTCCAAGGGGAAGAAATTTACCTCCCAAATTATCATCAGAggcaaataaaatacagaatcacTGCCAAGCAGAACTCTAAGATGCTAGTTACGATCTCGTCCAGCTCCCAATTCAACAAACTGAAGCTCCTTCTCGCGAACTAGGCTGCTGCAGCGGCTCCCCGCAGGAAGGTCTCGAAACAGTTTGAACAAACTTTAGCCAAATTAAGATCTCTGCAGCTAAATGAATGTCAAACTGCTGACAAGATCCTGTAGAGaagtcctcctccctcccacttgGGTAAAGgcctccaggaagtgcagagcctTCCTTTCTGCTGGAGGGGAGACGGCAGCCCCACCCCGGGGCCACAGGCTGACCGGTCAACTCACATCAAAGCTCTGGATGCCCACAGGAACTGGGGCTCTCAGGCTATGTTCAAATCAGGATAACTGCTGAGGTGTAAAACCACTTCCTAACTGAGCATTTATAATCCCAATCTCTCCACTTTTCACAATAATAGACCAACTGGGATGGTGTTACCTTTCCAGGCAGCCAGAAATCGCACACTCAAAAGAACTGGTGCAGGCCCTGCGGGGACCTGGCCTGGCGGCCCTTCTGCTCTTCAGCAGCGGCCACTCTGACGCAGGAGCCTCTGCGTCTCTATCGCTAGGGTCCCTCGCTACTTGAGAAGGCTGGATCCACCCGGCTCGATCACTCCCCAAGCCCTCACAGGcacgccacacacacacccctcccggCTTCTCTGGACGCAAACCTCGGTCCGGGTCTCCCGGGGCGCAGCGGTCACGCCGGGCCCTGCAGCCCCTGGCCGGGGGCCTCCTTGGCCTTCTTACAGGTGTACAGCCACTTGATGATGCGGGCGTTCCTCTCGACCACCGAGGTGGTGCTGGGCACCTGCTCCGTGAGCTCTTCCTCCTGCAGCCCCTCGTCGCCGCCGCTGTGCCGGGAGAAGCCGCTGTCGGAGGTGGCGACGCTCACGCTGCGGACCTTGAGGGCGACGACGTCCGACCCGGCGGAGAAGTTCTCCCGCCCGAGCGCCTCCACCACCTCGGGCTCCAGGCCGCAGTACTGGAAGAAGGTGTCAAATTCGGCCAAGGACGCGGAGTAGCGCGAGCTGAGGTCGGACTGCGAGCGCTGCAGCCCCCGGTGCCTCGCCCCGAGCAGCTCCGGACCCCGGGGCGCAGCCGGAACTCTGGAGGGCGCCCTGACCGGCGGGGCGGGAGCCGGGGGCGCGGAGGGCCCTGGCACCGCGGGAGCCGCGACGGGGCCGGGTTCGGTCGGCGAGGCCTCCTgggccccggccccgccctcctctcccacccGGGACGTGCCGGGGGATCCCGGTGGCTTGTCCTTGCCCGGCCCCGGGAAGAGCTTCTTCACCAGGCCTCCCCTGGGGCTGTCGGCTCCCGACCCTCGGACGAACTCGCATTTCTGTCGGTAGATAACCAGCGAGTCCGGCCTCAGCGGCTTCCGCGCTATGGCCCTGCGCGCCACCGCACCGGGGACGCGCGCCGGGGGCCGAGGGTCGCCCGCCTGCCCTTCGCTCGCCCCGGGGCCGCTGCCCTCGCAAGCCGGGCCTGGGCCGGCTCCTGGCGGGCCCCGCACGTACTTGGAGCGGTCGGCTGCCAGCCTTTCCACCGCGCTCCTGCGCGTCGGCTCCGCCGGGTCCCGGGCCCGGGGGGCCCCGGAGTCCCGGGACAGGAGGCGCTCGCTCGGGGGCGCGTCCAGGGCTGGCAGGGCGCGCATCCTCGGGGTTCGACAAACTGCGGAAACGCGCTGCGGCCGCGGCGCCCGTCAGGCCGCCAGCCAATTCCGAAGTCCGCGAGGGGTGGGGAGCGGCTCCCCAGTTCCCGCCGGCCAGTCGGGAGCCTGGGCGAACCTGAGTCCGCGCGGATTGGCTAGTTGCCTGGGTCCCCGCCCCGCCGGCTCCTCCCCGCCTgttcccgcccccgcccctcaccTCGCGCCTGGTTCCCGGTTCCCGCCCCCGCCCACACTGGCTCCGGGCAGCCAGTAGCCTGGAGGACTGCGGGCGGACCTGCCCCCAGCGGGCTGCGCGCGGAGCCCGGCGCTCCGGAGCTGGGAGGGCCAGTCTGCGCCACAGGGCAGAGGAACGGGGAGGGATCGAGTTGGTTCAGATCCAGGTATCCACCGCCTCCTCCCTGCCTGGGAGTGCCTCGGGTCCCCTTTGGACGCTGGCATTTCCGGACTGGGGGAGGGCAGAGCGGCTCacggcccccccaccccaccccggcagGTGTCTCGTGTCCTTTGAATTGTACAAATTCCCAGAATGACTGCTGTTTTTACCGTAATCAGGGCAGCGGGGAAACCACGGGCTCACCGGGGTAGTGAATCAGCCTAGGAATGCTAAACGTCTAAGGCGAAACATTTCCAAAATTCCATTCTTTCAAAAGTTGGACAAAGGACTAAAAATATCTGCCAGACGAGTGAAATGTCCACGTTAAGGCCGCGACTCCGAGATAGGCTGACCTTTCAAAGTTGTGGCTGAGTGCGCCTGGTGCGGGGCAACACAGCAGCCCGTGGGCCGCAGGCAGGAAGGTGCCTTAGGTCTGGGTCTGATTATGTTTCGAGAAATGCCAGTGGGCACCGAGAGGGGGCTTGTGGTGAGTCAGCAGGAGCAGCAGCTGAATGATTTCCAACAGGTTTGGCAAACTGGCGCCTACTGACCACCAACCGCCCAGGATCGCAGCAGGTGCCAAATGCGTCTTTGCACCTTGAGTTTCCGCGAGGTCAAATCCTGTCGTCAGTGACAGGAGCACAAGAAACCAGATCTCCTGAGAATCGGACTACCCAGTTAGTGTGACCAGAAAATGCCACACTGATGCGAAAAGACGACTGTGGCcctgagggtgagagagagagatggagccGGTGCCAGCTCCTGGGTTGGACACACTGTTTCCCACAATAGGGTACTGCTGGTGGAGGGGGACCGGGTGGGAGCCCAAAGTCCAGCCTTTTCTCTGCTCAGGCGGCCTGGTCTAGTgtcagtcagagaaaaaaaagtcttcttaaTTGCTTAGCCCAACGtggctccttttcctcctttgcaCTTCGTGTGCCGTTGCAGCAGATCAGAGAGGGAGAACTCCTAAGCGTAGGAGATCCAGAATTCGTCTGCACCTGGGTCCACCATTTATTAGCTATGTTCCATTGGACAGATAACAAACCTCTCAGGGtctttgttttgtcatttgtaaaaATCCTCATTTTTATAGCTTAGAACATTCATTGCTTTGTAGTGAGCACTAAATGAATGTTAGAGAAAGACCTAGGCTTAGGTCTCGGTTCTAGCTTCTGGAGAGGCTGTCAGGTTGGACTTCTCAATGACTCTGGTTGCTCCTCTGTAAACTAGAGCTCCTTACATCCACCTGTTAGGGCATTTGTTAATGATATTATGCATATAAAGGGCTTTGCACTATGTCTGGTACAGAtcaaattttcaataaataaatgttttgattaTGATGTTTATGACTAGTTgttatcacattttaaataatgttcgTGAATTCACATATGAGTACTGAACATAAGAATAAAAACTACTATAAAGTTGTATTTAAGATTTATTGCTATTAAAGCTAATTATATTTATATCCATAATTTTCTATCTATTAAGCAGATAACTAACTGGATAAAGAGAACTGGAGTAATAAGATACTGAcaagaaaattttctaaataaattgtTCTCATTGCTCAACTTTGAGCCTAATTTCCTCTTCGGCATCATCTCAAAAGATTTGGTCAGAGCAGGAAATAATGCTTACAGACCCAATGATCAAGGAACTCTACTCCAAGGAATATATCCTAAGGGACTAAGAAGAGATGTGTGCACAGAATGAGGGTATTCCTTGCAGACAAACAGTTGAAATCAACCTACATTCAACAACAGGAAGAAGGTTAGATAATGTATGACCTACTTATGGGATGGAGTATTATGCAACCATTTACAGTCATGCTTCCACAGGATATTTTATGGAATGGGAAATTATCATGAtgtatgtgaaattttaaaaataggacaaaTACGGTGGCAGTCTTGAataactttctagaaacataaaacctcccaagactaaatcatgaagaaacagaaaatccaaatAGACCTATAACTAGTAGGAGGTTGAATCAGTAAACAAATGTCTTCCATCAAAGAAAAGCCCTGAACCTGATTATTCACTGaccaaattttaaagaagaactaataccaatcTGTCTTAACCTTTTCCCAAAaagtgaagaggagggaacacttcctaactcattctataaggcctgcattaccctgataccaaagccagacagagaCAACACAAGAGATCTACAGATCCTTATCTCTTATCAACAGTGTTGCAAAAAtgcttaacaaaatactagcaagcataATTCACCAGCATATTGAAAGGATTATCcaccataaccaagtgggatttattcctggaatgcaagggtggttcaacatatgaaaatcaatcaatgtaatacgcCATATcaacagaatgaagagaaaaaaaaacacatggtcatctcaattgatgcagaaaaggcaCTTGACAAAATgcagcatcctttcatgataaaaacactcaacaaactaggaatagaaggaaatgacttcaacataataaaagtcatatgtgAAAAAACTAGAATGAACATTATGCTCAGTGGTGAgagactgaaagctttttctctaagattagaaacaaggcaaggatgtgtgctttcaccacttctattcaacgtaGCACTGAAAGTTCAAGCCAGAGTAATTtggcaagaaaaagacaaaaaagccatacaaattggaaagaaagaggtaaattttcctctgtttgcagatgatatgatcttatatgtagtaaactctgaagattctggggaaaaaaaaaactgttacaatgaaaaaaattcagcaaagtagGAGGATACAGGTCAACACAGAAAAATCaatggcatttctatacactaacaatgatcAATCTAAAAAGAAACTTACAAAACAATTGCATTCACTATAGTATCcccaaaaaaagagtaaaatacttaggaattaacttaaacaaggaggtaaaagacttgtatgaaaactacaaaatgctactgaaagaaataaaagaagacataaataaattgaaatacatCCCATGTTAATGGTTTGCAAGACTTAATCTTGTTAAAAAGCCAATACTACCCAAAACGATCTACAGATTGAGTGTGATCCCTATGAAAAACCCCATGACagttttgcagaaatagaaaaaaaactgccctaaaattcatataaaatctcaagggaccccaaatagcaaaagcaaacttgaaaaagaagagcaaaactgGAGGACTTACACTCCTGATTGAATAACTTGCTACCAAGCTAAATCAAAAGAGTGTGGCCTTGGCATAAAGACAGGTATaaagaccaatggaatagaatagagagtgtGAAAATAAgccctcacatatatggtcaaatgaatTTTTACACGGGTGCCAAGACAGGTCAATAGGGAAGGGACAGTCTTtgcaacaaatgatgctgggaaaactggatatccacatgcaaaaggatgaagttGGACTTTTACCGaactccatatacaaaaattaactcaaattggaTCAAGAACCTAAACATAAGCCTTAACACAATACAAATCTTAGAAGAAGACATAGGACAAAActttatgacattggatttggcaatgttttcttggatatgacaccaaaggcacaggtaacaacaacaacaaaaatagatttcacttcatgaaaatgttttaaaaggtgTGCATCAAAGACACTTATCCACAGAGTAAAACggcaacccatagaatgggagaaaatatttgctaatcatGTATCTGATACAGGATTAATAGTCAGAATATATATAGAAGTCCCAAAACtcaacaacacaaaaacaaaaacccaattcaaaagtggacaaaggattcagacatttctccaaaaaatgattatacaaatggccaataagcacatgaagaaatgttcaacatcggtaatcattaggaaaatgtaaatcaaaagtgCAAagaaataccacctcacacccattaggatggctacaaggaaggaaggaaagaaggaaggaaggaagtccaGAAAACAAGTGCAGTTAAAGATCTGGAGAAATTGGGACTCTTATCctctcttggtgggaatgtagaatgaCGAAACTGCTGTGGGAAAGAgcatggccttcatcaaaaacttaaaaatagaattactgtatgttccaacaattccacttctggttatatacccaaaagaattgaaagcaagatCTGGAAGAGTGTTTGTACACCatgttcataggagcattattcacgatagcgAAAGTGttgaagcaacccaagtgtccatcagcagatgaatggatatgcAAAAAGGTATATACATGCAagagaatatcattcagccttaaaaatgaagaaaagcttGCAATAGACTGCAACATGTATgaagcttgaggacattatgccaagtgaaataagccggtCACAAAAAGACAACTACAGTGTGACTCCACTTAcgtgaggtacctagagtagtcaaaattaTAGAGACGGAAAGTGTAATGGTGGTTGCCATGGGCTAGGGGAGAGGACtctggggagttattgtttaatggtaGGGTTTCAGTTTTATGAGATGGAAAGAgttatggagatggatggtggtgatggctgcacaacaaagtgaatgcatttaaaaccactgaactgaacacttaaaatggttaagatggtaattgTCACGTTATACacataacaataaatattttagcacaataaaaaagtggaaaaaagcaaGAACTGTGGTACAATCATACTATGGAACGTCACTCggcaatagaaaggaatgaactgATACACCCAATTTGGATGAATCTGCAGTGAATTATGTTGAAGAAAAGCCCATCCCCAAAGTTTACATACTGTATGGTTTTATTTGTATAGCTTTATCACAATGACAAAGttatagaaatgaagaacaaattagtggtCCCAGGGCTTAGGGAAGAAGTAGGAGAGAAGTGGGTCTAACTATAAGAGGACAACGTGAGACATGATAGAAATGTATCTTCGCTGTATGAATGTCAATACACTGGTTGTG from Phocoena sinus isolate mPhoSin1 chromosome 13, mPhoSin1.pri, whole genome shotgun sequence encodes:
- the FAM110C gene encoding protein FAM110C — protein: MRALPALDAPPSERLLSRDSGAPRARDPAEPTRRSAVERLAADRSKYVRGPPGAGPGPACEGSGPGASEGQAGDPRPPARVPGAVARRAIARKPLRPDSLVIYRQKCEFVRGSGADSPRGGLVKKLFPGPGKDKPPGSPGTSRVGEEGGAGAQEASPTEPGPVAAPAVPGPSAPPAPAPPVRAPSRVPAAPRGPELLGARHRGLQRSQSDLSSRYSASLAEFDTFFQYCGLEPEVVEALGRENFSAGSDVVALKVRSVSVATSDSGFSRHSGGDEGLQEEELTEQVPSTTSVVERNARIIKWLYTCKKAKEAPGQGLQGPA